A region of Pseudobacteroides sp. DNA encodes the following proteins:
- a CDS encoding MBL fold metallo-hydrolase — protein sequence MGNKSVEIMSAMTTTSQEITPDILVMNFTVVSACLVGNPNSNKGEWVLVDAGLENSADFILQSVEKRFGKDARPQAIILTHGHFDHVGSVIKLSELWDVPVYVHQLEIPYVTGKKDYPVADPTVDEGLVAKMSPTFPHTSIDISFRAVALPNDGSVPGMSGWKWIHTPGHTEGHVSLFREKDRVLIVADAFSTTKQESLLSVMMQREEISGPPKYLTTDWIAAEKSVKTLMDLKPSLAIPSHGKPLKGEELSRHLEMLVNHFDEIAKPEQGRFVSKQ from the coding sequence ATGGGCAATAAATCGGTTGAGATAATGTCCGCAATGACTACAACCTCACAAGAAATTACCCCCGATATACTGGTTATGAACTTTACGGTTGTAAGTGCCTGTTTAGTTGGAAATCCAAATAGCAATAAGGGTGAGTGGGTGCTTGTAGATGCAGGGCTGGAAAATTCAGCAGACTTCATATTGCAGTCTGTTGAGAAGCGTTTTGGCAAAGATGCTCGACCCCAAGCTATTATTCTAACCCATGGACACTTTGACCACGTTGGGTCGGTTATTAAGCTCTCTGAATTATGGGACGTTCCAGTATACGTCCACCAACTAGAAATACCTTATGTAACAGGAAAGAAAGATTACCCTGTTGCAGACCCTACGGTAGATGAGGGTTTGGTAGCAAAAATGTCGCCAACCTTTCCACATACAAGTATTGATATAAGTTTTCGTGCTGTAGCTCTTCCTAATGATGGTAGCGTACCAGGCATGTCTGGCTGGAAATGGATACACACCCCAGGTCATACCGAGGGACATGTTTCGTTATTCCGTGAGAAAGATCGTGTGCTTATCGTGGCAGACGCTTTTTCTACGACAAAGCAGGAGTCTTTATTATCTGTAATGATGCAACGCGAGGAAATTAGCGGTCCCCCAAAATATTTGACTACAGACTGGATAGCAGCAGAAAAATCTGTAAAAACACTCATGGATTTAAAACCTTCATTGGCGATTCCGAGTCATGGAAAACCTTTGAAAGGAGAAGAGCTTTCAAGACATTTAGAAATGCTTGTTAATCACTTTGATGAAATCGCTAAACCTGAACAAGGACGATTTGTTAGCAAACAATAA